One genomic region from Gossypium hirsutum isolate 1008001.06 chromosome D13, Gossypium_hirsutum_v2.1, whole genome shotgun sequence encodes:
- the LOC121224970 gene encoding uncharacterized protein — MDLCPILNDNSTEHVDAIGGFSGPPQRRYDPFSNTYNLGWKDHPNLNYGTNPRYNSSYQPRPSQPPLKLSTSLEAIVERLAVDTAKYQQRTDASIQELTNQVSILSMVVNRLESQGKLPSQTELNPRQNASAITIRSEKVQETVSDKSHGQDKEWEKQISDLTARLELEIQKPFVMPPLFLGRLAKDKKEKEEKEILETFRKVEANILLLDAIKKISCYAKFLKELCTSKQRLIGNERVNVGENVSAVLQKKVPPTYKDQGMFAISCEIGNVGIKKAMCDLGASINVMPYPIYKLINTGPLKKTGVIIQLADRSVVYPEGLLEDVLVKVNELVFPVDFYIINMEDDNSTNSSDILLGRPFLSTASAKIDIRSGTLTM; from the coding sequence ATGGATTTGTGCCCAATCCTTAACGACAATTCAACGGAACATGTTGACGCTATCGGAGGTTTTTCGGGACCTCCGCAAAGACGCTATGATCCTTTCTCCAACACCTACAATCTCGGGTGGAAGGATCATCCCAACTTGAATTATGGAACTAATCCCCGATATAACTCGTCATACCAACCGAGACCTTCGCAACCACCACTCAAGCTGAGTACATCTCTAGAAGCTATTGTGGAAAGACTTGCCGTCGATACTGCAAAATACCAACAAAGGACAGATGCATCAATACAAGAGTTAACTAATCAAGTTAGTATACTCTCGATGGTAGTTAATCGTTTGGAGTCTCAAGGTAAATTACCTTCCCAGACAGAGCTGAATCCTCGGCAAAATGCAAGTGCAATAACTATTCGTAGCGAAAAAGTTCAGGAAACAGTTTCAGACAAAAGTCATGGGCAAGACAAGGAATGGGAAAAACAGATCTCTGATCTAACAGCCAGACTAGAATTAGAAATTCAGAAACCATTCGTGATGCCACCTCTTTTTCTAGGGAGGCTCGCAAAGGATAAGAAAgagaaagaggaaaaagaaatcctcgaaacattcaggaAGGTGGAAGCAAATATCCTTTTGCTCGACGCTATCAAAAAAATCTCTTGCTATGCAAAATTTCTCAAGGAATTGTGTACTAGCAAGCAGAGGTTAATAGGTAACGAAAGAGTAAATGTAGGAGAAAATGTCTCCGCAGTACTACAAAAGAAAGTTCCACCCACATAcaaggaccaaggtatgtttgcTATTTCTTGTGAGATAGGTAATGTAGGCATTAAgaaagccatgtgtgatttaggggcttccattaatgttatgccttatcctATTTATAAGTTGATTAACACAGGTCCTTTGAAAAAGACAGGAGTAATTATCCAATTGGCGGATAGGTCAGTCGTCTATCCCGAAGGGTTACTTGAAGACGTCCTTGTTAAAGTTAACGAATTAGTTTTCCCTGTAGATTTCTATATTATTAATATGGAGGACGATAACTCAACTAATTCATCTGACATTTTGCTTGGAAGGCCATTCCTAAGTACCGCAAGCGCAAAAATTGACATTCGGAGTGGAACACTGACAATGTAG